Within Limanda limanda chromosome 1, fLimLim1.1, whole genome shotgun sequence, the genomic segment CAGTATCCAGCATCTATCCTGCAACCTAATAAACATAatctcctcggtggaggtaaaAGCCAAATAATCAAGCTAATATGTGCTAATTAGCACTAACTGATTGGAAATGTGGAGCCAAAACAAAAGCCAGAGGCAAAGCTGTGAGCTGAGATTCCAGCAGCTCTGAGCAGACGGGAGGAGACAACGTTATCCTGACGCCCGACTCTGAAGCTGTCTCGTTATCAAGCACTAAAGAAAGCCAAGGACTGCTTATGAATTCATAGCATCACCCGTGTCATAACAAATTGCATTTCACATACCTCAACTGAACAGTGACATTTTTATGTGTCGTAGTAAGACTGGTCCTGGAGATACACTCCACACAGAACATTACGGCCTCTCCTGCCTGGTTGTAATGTTGCTCCTTCACATCCTGCTGTTCCAACTCAATGTGCAATACACGTCTGGCAGGATAATCAACGGCATCCGCGAGTGGTCATCGTGGTTTTGGCTCATTGCTTCACGCGAGCATGTGGAGATGCAGTGGAGTGCTGCAACgattattttcataattgaTCATGGATTGTTTTTTATCTGATTAGACCAACTGACTAACCAGGGTGAGGTCTTCACTTCAGGTCAATCCACTGCAGGGAATCCAGAGACACTTAGTTccaattgattaattgatgacCTGCTCCATCCACACGATGGGTGATATTCACCATGGAGATCGGACTGGATGGTGAGTTCTCTACACTTCATTTCTCACGACGACATTGTGAGCATGCTGGTAGTTTCCTGTTTGGCAGCGGCTGTTATTCTCCCTGTATCTGTCCCGACTGAACACTTCCTCCCTGCAGCTCGACACAACCCTATCTGCACagtttttattgcagttttatttctgttgttgctgcttcttctttttctcgGGAATCGTCCTCACTCATAATACCTCCTGACTGTCACCAGGCAACTAGCATATTTAATCTTAATGTTTCCTCATCGTTAATATGACAGGATGCAATTATGTGGCAATAGCATATGTAAGCAACTTAATCGAATCAACGTTTCCACTTAATCAGACGATAATCAGACTGaatactgaaaaaaacataCTTCAGAACAATAGCAGCACTTGTAAACTTCTGGGCCTCGGGGGGGTCACTCCGAGGAGCAGCTTCAGGCGCTGCTAATCTATTCTACAGCGATGGCCTccgtgggcggctgtggctgccGCCTGGTTCCAGCAAATCACGATTTGCCTATAGGGCACTATTAAAAAATATGTGATCTTCATAAATGTCTTGTGCTCCCTCCTGAAAACCACACTTTAATAATTCAAACATTTGCAGAGAAGCAGCCTGAGCCTCGTGAAATTCAAATGAATGTGACAACGAGAGGGgaggaaataaatataaagcatattttcagcaaaaaaaagaagccaaagGATGAAGGCGTTACAAAGTCATGAACTATAGATCATACTGTGGAACAGTTTTAATACTGCATGAGTCTGAAGATACCGGCAACTTAAGAAATATTGCTTATTATAAATATGCATATACATACTGTGGCATAAGAGGGTATAGACAATATCTGCCCTTATATCTGTGGGTAGTATAAACCTAAATATGAGCAGAATACCTGCCTTTGAAAGTCAGTTTTCACATTATTTTAGCACCTGTTTGAAATATGCACCACCTGGAGTCAAATGGACCAAATATCAAAATTCTTGCTGATTATTTTCCTACTGATCGACTCGTCTGTTCCTGCACTGTGCCACAGGTTCATAGCTCTAAGATGAAGGAATTAAGGAGGTTTATTATCCAGCGTGTTCGTTTTCATTACACTAAGTCTGTGTTGTGCAGTCATGTCAGGATAGTTCTTCCCTCTCAGTCTCTGCACCttctcctttgtgtgtgtttgcagttccCGGGAGACGATGGCAGAATGAGACGATGGGGTGTTTTGCGACAGAACAAGTGAAGGTGGGTGGGTTGATGCTACTGTTATCAGAGGATGAAGAATACAGCGGCTGCCAAAGCCTGCGGTAAAAGGGAGAGGGGGGCTGGTGTAGGAGATTATAAAATTCAATTTAGGGCAATAGAGGGGGTGGATCTTTTCTATAAGGTGCCACTGAGCTGTTTCCCCCCTTTTTCCGTCTGAGGCACaacacactcatgcatacactttaaaaaagaaatcttctgttctctctcgtattgtttttgttgtgatttCCAGTAAAACAGAAGATCCCTGTTTGTGTTCGCTGCAGGCCCGGACCAGGGAGCTAATAATACTCCACTCACCGGGGTTTGTGTTGAGTGTGCATGACTGTATCACTGCATGTGTGATAGGGAGGAGCGCCCCGGGGTCAGAGCCACGCTTTACAACATTTCACTACATGCATCCTCATCCACCAGGGGAGGAGTTCCTCTGAGGATGACCCagcgatggaggaggaggaggaggaggaggaggaggaggaggaggaggaggaggaggaggaggaggaggaggaggaggaggaggaggaggaggaggaggaagagggcaTGGAAGTGCAGcgctgagaaagagagagagagaggctgtcgcagaggatgagaggaaacaCTCCACCACCGAGGGCATTGTCGTCTGAGAAGCCGCATTCGGGATACGTTGACAAACAAGCACGTTTCCAGATCTCCTTGTTTTGTCATAAACATTCATCTCGCCCtcattagccccccccccctttgccgCCGCTTCATTAATAGCGTTGGAGTGAAAGTCTGACAGGCACAGCGTGATCCTGCTCCCGCTCCTGTGAGTTTTGAAAACAGTCATAAAAAGCTATTCTAttaaccataaaaacctcttAATAATTCAGCCTTTTTAAAAACCCCTATCTTGTTTGATCACAGAAATGAAGACTTCAATAATTCAAGGGCCAGGGAGGATTTCATGatgcacacattaaaaaaaaagctgcggGAAGGCGGAATttgggggagagggagagaaggatgaaatgaaaaaaaaggggaaaagcaGCCGAGCAGATGACTTCACAGGAACCTGGAGTATGAGACCTACAGTGTATTCATTAAGATCCCTGTGTCTGCGGCGTGCGCCCGCTTGCACTTAAGCTCTTAATGGTTCCCTTAAACTGATGAGGTAAAGGGGAGAGGGAGCGGAAAATGAAAGTGTTCTTCTAAATGGTTTTTGGAGGAATGCCTGTCAAGTGGAACAGGGACTGGAGGGGGGGAATTAGCCAGGGGACATGCAAAGTGAGCGCCGTGGCTGGCTGTGTGACATCCTTCTCTCTCCCAAGCTGTCGAGTGGGGGGAagggcgagggagggaggagcagcACAGTATCTACTCGATGCAGCGAGCGCTTGAGGAAAGGGCCACAGAGAGACGGGCGAAGTGGCAAATCGGTCTTTTTATGTGTCCCGCAAGAGGACGTCTCCGCCCGGCtttgagatttttgttttttggccATGAACCTATTTCCGTATGTTTACTTGTCCTTCCAGGGTTCGGATTTCGACCGTCTCTGATACTTAATTCAACCCGTGGAAGATTTGAATCGTCAGTTTAGGGGCCACGAGTTCTTCATGGGGATATTTCCGTGTCCCAGAAGCAGCTTCAGAGCGAGAGCTTCTCAATTTCACGCTGCCCTCTAGGGGTCACATGGTTCCAGCGTGTCAGGTCCTCATGTCTGCCACCGGGTGCAAGCTGCTGCAGACCCGGGCCCGTGCTGATTAATAATGACTGTAACCTCTATAACAAGCCTcaacacattacacaacatgaaacacacgTTCGTCAAATTCCCTTTTGTTCCTTTATTCATATCTACAAGTTCAGCCTTTGTCATTAACGGGCCACAGAAGTAAAGTGCGATGTCGTCTCCTGGAAACTAAACTGCTCTACTGACGTCACTGCGGTGGAGACATCTGCTTGGATTAAGTTCAGAGATGCACCAACTAAAAGCACTTTGGTTAAGGTAATGGAaagattgtgttttttcatgATATGTAACCAAAAAAGTTGCGTCTGAAGTTTGCAGACttaacttttttgttttaaactaaaCCGCAATCTTGCTGTCAGAGCCGATTCGTTAAGTCTGTCCATGCTTTAGATTCTAGAAGAAGACATAGAAAACTAAAGAAATATTATTCTTGATTATTCAGTATCGAAATATTCCTTACTTATATTTAACTTGTTATGATTTAAAACATGCAGTCACAATTACGTTCTTAGTTTAAAAAATGGTGTCGggcaaattagttttttttttcatgaactATGACTAAAATACGCAACCTCTTGTGTTGAGTATGTAGGTGATCTTGACTTAAAAGGTGTTTTAACCAGGAAACATAAGGAAAATGTATTAGTATGATACAAAGACACTCGGACCCTTTTCATTCTAAGGCCATTGCTCACATTGCAACCTCAAAAGAACATGACATCACTAAGCCACTCAACTTCCAGTCCCCTAAACATATctgatcaagatccatgaaagaTTCCCAGAGAAATGgtttcaacatttaaaaaccatCCTTCCTTCTACCGAGTTCTTTTATAATCCGTCCTCTAGTTTTCAAGTGCTCATGCgaagaaaaaaatgcaaaggTGATAAGACGTGCCCAGCCTTCTAGAAAGTCgttatttaatgagaaaaaaaaaatctgggaaCATAAAGGATCCACAAAGGCCTTGGGAATTCATTGAAGGACTCGTGACATAAAAAAGCGTTTGAAGAACAATTCTCTATTCAAGATTGATTCTCAGTTTAATAAAAAGAGAAGATGGCGCTAATCTCACCCGGCTGCTACTCCACTGCCCTCTGTGCCAAAACCATTCCGTCATGTTTCAAGTCGactgaaatgcaaaaaaaaaaaaatgaaatcaggtCACTGTCAccgtctgtgtgtggggggggggggggggagaagacaGCTTTGTATTCGGAGATAACGGCAATAATGAAATCACAGCGTAACGGTCACGTGCtcgctgccaccagggggctgaGCGTCCTCTGCTAAACCAAAGTGCTTTCACACCCTCTGGAGTAAGAGCGtgggggtgtgggtgggtgtgggggggtacGGTCAGGTGGATGGGGGTTGGGAACAGCGACAAGACTCTATCATTACCCACATCCTCGTCTGGACGCTGGTGTTGACATGAAACAGACTGTGGACCGACTCGCTCTCTTCTTCCTAATCAGAGCCGCCTCACACGTCTTTGAAGATCGACGACACTACTACACTATTGATGACTTGAATTCATTATTTTCCCGACTTTTAATCATGTGAGGCACGATTACAATTGGGCGCTCTGGTGATATTAAAAATGTCGCACTCTTTTAAAAATCCCACTTTTTTAGGCACTAACAATAATGAATCGTTCCCCGACCCGACGAAATAACAAAAGAATTTATCTAATTGCGTTGGATGTGGATTAGCCTGAGCTGAGGGCTTTGCTGTTATTTCGGGACGAGTTTCTTCATCCGTCTGTTGTTCTTTTCTCCACGCGAGGATATCGTAGCCGACAGGAACCTATTCCCAGCAACCCCCCAACGCAACGCACCACCTCCCGTTTCTCCCATTCAAACGCCGTGCATCTGCACTCGGCGTAATGTGAAGTGAATGCAGCACTCGGGGAAAGGGATGGAGGTGATCTCAGCCAACTCCCGGCAGACCTCCGTCTTCATCTTCCGCCAATAATAACTAAATAACGACACCTGTGTGGGTTTGCGGCGGCTGTTAAGTTTCCAGCCTTTAAGCCTCTAACAACCAAAGTGAAAGAGACAGGGAACTGATCAAACTGTTTTCCCGCTGAGCTCTGACACCATTCCGTGCCGATACCTCGCTAAAGCCGAGCCGCAGCGGGGTGATGGCATTGTGTCGTCTTTTGTTCTCCGACGTTTTCTTCCGCGGggaccgccgccgccgccgcacaGAACCGTAATGAAAGGCAGAACCAGCTGTGCCGGCCAGCGAAATGCCACTTTCATCAGTGTACGACAGGCCCACGCCAGTTTGTCAATTATTTAACGCCTGGAATCAGCCACAGTGTAGAACACCAACAGCCTCTGAACACACTGCTGCAACACACCCGTCAGTGAGGCTGACAGGGAGATTGTTTTAGACATAATGAAATTTGGATTATTGCTATGTAGCTAAAGAGACAATTCTCTGAAGTCGTGTGCTACAGAAATATCTTCGGATTCGTGGGGACATCAGAACAACACCTTTGTTGTGCACCAAACAAAAAGGGTATCGGTGCCAGATGTGTGACGAACCCAGCAGGAACAACACTGATCTAATGCTGGGCCTGTCAACCATTTCTTCGTTAAGGTGGGATCTTAACTGAATATGTGTGACAGGCAATGCTCGATATTGGTTTAAGAAACAAAGACCAAATCTTACTCATTTATTTTCAGTGGAAAATACACATCAGTGTTGGGTTTTTAACCAATTAGCTTGGACAGTAAATACACAAAGGATCAAGGATTGAAGAGACAAACATGAAAGCCACATTTCAACCATGGGACGTGTTAGGGATCAAAGTCAAACTTACACCAACTTTGGCTcgaaaacactgaaaataatGGCCTTGATAAATCCCAGTTAACAGTCAAGGAGCCCACATATATCAAGCAAGCAAACAACACCAGTagctttgttctttttttcatgaacagtacaaaaaaaaccatttgTCTTTCTACTGAGGGAACCACAAAGCTGCGTTTCAATCTCTGGACAGCAGTTCGGAACTGGGCACATGTCATTGAACATGCTCAAGAACGTAGTGGTGAATTTAATGCGTATGTATATGAGAGTTTCTGAGAGAAGCCAAACCTCTCTGCATAAAGAGCCTCCTAATTGGCACTAGATTTAACTCTGGATTGGACCTTTGAAGTGCACCTTCACTCTGAAAGCAAAACCTTCAAGCTGCTGCCGCTTGATCAGCTGCTTCCTCACGAACGCGTAGGAATTTGGAAAcagtttcctgtctgtcactgaggcagatgaaaaatacatttccctCCAGTTGCACATTGTGAAACCTCAGAAATGGATTTGATCTCAAATACTGTTCGTCAGCGTCGCTTTTTGAAATTGCACATAAACACAATCTTCCCAATTCCAATAATGACGCTATTACTCTAAATGGCTGCACTTATCATGTAAGTAGGCTAGTTTTGTCATACAACCCAgtactagaaaaagaaaaaggaaactgAGAGGAGAATCTGACAGGTGCATGCGCTCTAATCCTCCTCGACCACCTGTCAGACTGACCCCACGCACACACTTCACTGGCAAACTTGGCATAAAGAAGCAACTAGGACATTAGCATCCCCCAAAAATAACTTTACATCAGCAGCTTGGGATTTCTTCAGATGTCCCAAAAACCCAAATGTGAGTTTGTCCTTGAGGGAACAATTATCCAGTTTGCAAAATGGCTGCCAAACAAGGGAACATGTCCAACATGTCTCCGAGAACAACATCCCTTCAGTCGGGCTGTGTccaattcattaatttaaacccaaatacaaaagaaaaacatttaaactatgATCAAAAAATGTGTTATAATACTTATATTCAGTAAAACCTGatagacaaacacactgacccTGATCTAACCTATAAAGACTTAAATAACATATTCCTGGTGAATGCTTCTTCAACAATACATATGATTAAGAAAAAGTGGCAAATTTCCTCTTGTACAAAAACACTGCAACCTGACAATTATGAAATAACGTTTTAAATCCACAGTAGACTAATTACAATTCAGTGTTTGATAGTTTCCTGCAGTTCTTAGTACTTTTGACATCTTTTCAAACACAACGTCTGGCAGGCAGTGTTTTAATTAACCTTTCAGATTACGCCGGGACCCCTTGGTGAAGCTGTCATATGTAAGCATTGCTTTAAAGGCCGTGTACCTCCTCAGATTGAACAACGACGACCTAGAAATCAACTTTTCCGTGCGGGTGATTGTAATTACCCTGGTTAATAAACGGAACCCTTATCACAGCAGGGGGGTCCGCTTGTAAGTCAAATTATCATTTTTGGGATTTCCACATTGCCTCACCTCTGTGCCGATTTCCATAAATCTCCCCACACAGCTGGAGAGGTCTGAACTGTTCTGGAGAAACTCGCTTCAACAGCGAAGAGCAAGGCTGTGTTTATCACAAAGCCTTGTCTATAATAGATTTCCAACCTTGCACTGAACAAATTTATACGTTCCGATGTTTTGGTTAATTAAAAACCTTTGAGGCAAACCAGCTTCAGCAAAATTCTAAAGTTCCGATCAATACCGAAGCTCTTGATAGTCCTCGATGTGAATGTTCTCTTACAACCAGCTTAATAGAGTTATGACAATGGGGAAGTTGGCATGAGTagtaaaatacacacaaccCTTTCACACAAtctctccacacacaaacactgcacagATTTCTGAAACACGAGTGAGCCATGCCATGCCGATGTGGAGTGGTGTGTGAGGTCGTTAGACAGTGTCCAATTAGTCATGGTCCCCAAGAGGAACATTTTCTAAAGTGAAATAATTTAGATAACAAATATTACGGAGAAAAATACTGAGTTGCAGaacaactacacacagagtaaagCTCTGTAATGTGGTCCATGTTGTagattacccccccccccggatcAGATTGGTTCCTTTCTGGTTCCCACTTAAAGGTTGAAGAGTGTTAACCTGAATAATTGGAGACATCTAACATTTGAATTCAAGCACGTCATGAACAAACAGTGCAGGAGCTTAAACTGTGCTTTAACAGTGTCTTTCTTAACAGGGTATATTCGATAAAGGATTTACCTCTCTGTTGAGCCTTTGTATTTTGATTTTGAGTTTTTGATTTTTAGCTTGATGCGATGGGTCATACCTCACACTCCCTGGAGCCAGACATTGTGCAAGTGCAGGAACCAGTGCCGTTGCTCAGCACCTCCAATGATTCCGGTGTGGCAGCAGGGTTGTAGCTCATGTAATACTCTTGGAGCTGGGAGCTCAGGTTCTGCTCCGGCTCGGGACTCTTTTTGCGGCGCTTCCGTCCCACCATGGATCGCTGCTGCAGCAACCTGGTTGCGCCGGGGTACCGCCGCCACAACACATAGACAACTGTCAAGATTAGGGACATGGTGAAGAAGAGCGCCACGCTGCCCACCACCACTTTGTGCAGAGTCATGTGCTCCATCTCCGGGGGTGGTGTGTGCGTGGGTCGCGTGAGAGCCACTGAGTCTTTAGGGTCCTTGTTCAAACGCCCTGGAAAAGTAGGATGAGCGATAGGTCGTGGTCTGAATGGTGGCAGAGGACCGAGGGTGTTGCTCGGAGGCATCGGTGGAGAGGTGCCGGTCGGGGAGAAGGTCGGTTCGGCGGTGGCTTCGGAAATGAGCTCTGACATTGGCGAGGGTGTTTCAGTCAGGACGTAATCAGTCTCCTCACAGATGCCGTGGCTCATTGTTGCTTCCATAATCTTTTCTCCCTGCAGATACTTTGGGCTGCTGCATATCATAGTGGTGTCTTTACTGCCCCGGAAATTCCTCAaccaagccaccagggggcagatgCCAGTTGCACAATCCCACATGTTCCCAGCGAGGCTGATGGAGGTCAGTGAGATCCAGGCTGACACGGCCTCCTGAGACACGTTGGACAGCTTGTTGGATTCCAGGTTGAGGACCTGGAGGTTGGGCAAGCAGTGGAACACAGCCGGATCCAGGGTCTGGATTTCATTCCCTGACAGATCAAGTTTCTGCAGAGTGTACCAATTCCACGGGAGGCCCTGGTTAACCACCCTGATGCGGTTCCACTGCAGATACAGCGATCTCAGGTTGGCTAACCttggaaacagaaaaaagttGATCCGTGAGAACTGGTTGTGCTCCAGATGCAACTCCATCAGCTTCTGCAGGCCCAGAAAGGTGGTGCGAGTAAGAGCCTTGATTCGATTGTAGCCCAAATCGAGGAACTCCAAACTCCGGCACTCTAGGAATGCTCGGATCGGGATGT encodes:
- the lrrtm4l1 gene encoding leucine rich repeat transmembrane neuronal 4 like 1, which gives rise to MQVHTGDAEEPRSWDVSVENLVELGSVTPDSMFYRYVTVPDNRLHSDEGVELTCRRGLRCGAGGGAEWLPPAGSLWTCPLLCDGRLTHLLFPLLLLLRAPLLFSFGERTCPNSCRCEGKTVHCDSSGFLDVPENISVGCQGLSLRYNELHTLLPYQFAHLGQLLWIYLDHNHVSAVDSRAFQGVRRLKELILSSNRITSLHNSTFHGIPNLRSLDLSYNKLEVLQPGQFHGLRKLQNLHLRSNGLSNIPIRAFLECRSLEFLDLGYNRIKALTRTTFLGLQKLMELHLEHNQFSRINFFLFPRLANLRSLYLQWNRIRVVNQGLPWNWYTLQKLDLSGNEIQTLDPAVFHCLPNLQVLNLESNKLSNVSQEAVSAWISLTSISLAGNMWDCATGICPLVAWLRNFRGSKDTTMICSSPKYLQGEKIMEATMSHGICEETDYVLTETPSPMSELISEATAEPTFSPTGTSPPMPPSNTLGPLPPFRPRPIAHPTFPGRLNKDPKDSVALTRPTHTPPPEMEHMTLHKVVVGSVALFFTMSLILTVVYVLWRRYPGATRLLQQRSMVGRKRRKKSPEPEQNLSSQLQEYYMSYNPAATPESLEVLSNGTGSCTCTMSGSRECENEYTCPRPLPGAWLGDVPGIR